In Leptolyngbya sp. O-77, the genomic window TCCTCACCACCTCGTCGGCCCCGCCGCTGACGAGGCTTTTTCCGTCTGGGCTAAAGACAAGAGCGGCGATCGCCCAGGCTCCGCGCAAGGCAGTAGGTCGATGGGCGACGGTCAGTCCAATTTCGGGATGGTGGGTGAGCGGCCAGAGCTTGATCGTGTTGTCGTCACTGCCGCTGGCCAGGAGGGTTCCCTGAGGGCTGAGGGCAAGGGTGGTGATGGTGTCTTTGTGGGCGACAATGGGACGCATCTGGGCCATGCGGTTGAGATCCCAAAATCGCAGCGTCTTGTCGGCTCCGGCGCTGATCAGGCTTTGCCAGTCGGGGGTGATGGCCAGCGAGGTGATGCGGTCGGTGTGGGCCCGCAGCGTGCCAATCAGCCCGTCGGTTCGCAGGTTCCACAGGCGAATCGTTTTGTCGTAGCTGGCGCTGATTAGCGTGTGCCCGTCGGGGCTGAGCAGCAGGGCGCTAATGCGATCGCGGTGTTTGCCCAAGCTGGCGATTTGCTCGCCCGTTTCCAGACTCCACAGGTTGATCCGCCCGTCGCCGCCACCCGTGGCGAATATTGGCGCGTGCTGGCTAAGGGCGATCGCCGACACCAGCCAGTCGTGTCCGTCAATCGTCCGCATCAGCTTTTGCGTGGCCATGTCCCACTGCTTGATCGTGCCGTCATCGCTGGCGCTGAGCAGTTCGATGCTGTCGGGGGTAAAGGTGAGGGCACTGAGGCGATCGCCATGCCCATTGCCAAACAAGCCACCATTGCCCAGTGTATGCAGCAGGTCGCCCGTCTCCAGGCTCCACAGCCGGATGGTTTTATCGGTGCTGCCGCTGGCAATCCACAGACCGTCGGGGCTGGTGGCGAGGGTGGTGATGGGGCCAGTGTGGGCAGAGAGGGTGCGGATACAATGCCATTGGGAGAGCAGAGGCGAGGGAGAGGAGGAAAGAGACTGACGAGATGCTGATTGACGGAGACCGGGGGCGACGGGTTGACGAGGGGCAAGGACAGGAAATTTTGGGAGGGGACAGCCGAGGTCTTTGAGGACGGCGGCGGCGGTTTTGTAACGGCTACTGACGGGGCGCTGGAGTAGCTTATTCAGGACGCGAGTGAGGCGATCGCCAATCGGCTCTGGCAAATACTGCCGCCACACCCAGGTATCCTGCATGGGCGAATACAGGTCAAAGGGGTGCATCCCGGTTAGCAAGTGAATGCAGGTCACGCCCAGGCTATAAAGGTCGCTGGCAAATTCGGCCCGCCCCATCACCTGCTCTGGTGCAGCATAGCCCGCACTGCCGATCATGGTCCCCGTTTTCCCCAGCGCCGTCTGCGTGGCATATTTCGACGCGCCAAAATCCACCAGCACCAGCAGTCCGTCGCCCTGTCGCTGAATGATATTTTCGGGTTTCAAATCTCGGTGGATCACGCGCTGGCTATGGATAAAGGCCAGCACGGGCAGCAGGCTTTTAAGCAAATCCAAAATCTGCCCTTCGTGAAACACCTTCTGCTCGTGCAGCAACGCCTCCAGGTTTTTCCCCGGAATGTACTCCTGCACCAGATATTGCCCGTCTTCATCTTCCAGATGGGCCAGCAGCCGGGGAATTTGGGGATGCTGCCCCAGCAATCGCAGCCGCTCCGCCTCTTGCCGGAATAGCTCGGCCGCTCGGCGCGAGTTGCCCCGCTGGAGGGGGAAGAATTGCTTGATGACGCAGTAGCGAGGCAGGTGGGGGGAGGAGGAGCGCTGAGCAGGAGGCTTACGCTCGTCGATGGCTAAGAAGGTACGCCCAAAGCCGCCCTGCCCCAGCAGCTTGACCGCCCGAAAGCGATCGCCCAACAGCAGACCTGCCCCGCAGTGCTGGCACGTCTCTCCGGCTCCGGGATCTTGCGGCTGCGGACAGGCGAGATTCAGGCAATGCATTCGATTTAGACGATAGGGTCAAAGCGCGATCAAGTGGGAACTAGCTCACCCGGACGCAGCTTCGCCCACTTGCCGGTTTCTTCGACAAAGCTGAGGCAGCCAACCACATCCCATTCCATTTCGATGATGTCATCCGCGTCGCCCTGACGGATATTGACATTAATTGTCGGTTCGGTGGCTTCAAAGTCTGGAAACTCTGTCAGATGGGGCTGCTGGTGCTGGTGTTCAACCGCGTGATACGTCGTGCAGCGATCCACGTAATGGCAGTTAACGCAAATACACATCTTAAAAGTTCTCCCGCCGCCAGGCCAGTGGGGATTTAGAGTCGTCTGCTTTTATGCTACTCTAGCTCAGTTTGCGAAAAAACGGCGATCGCCCC contains:
- a CDS encoding serine/threonine-protein kinase, which translates into the protein MHCLNLACPQPQDPGAGETCQHCGAGLLLGDRFRAVKLLGQGGFGRTFLAIDERKPPAQRSSSPHLPRYCVIKQFFPLQRGNSRRAAELFRQEAERLRLLGQHPQIPRLLAHLEDEDGQYLVQEYIPGKNLEALLHEQKVFHEGQILDLLKSLLPVLAFIHSQRVIHRDLKPENIIQRQGDGLLVLVDFGASKYATQTALGKTGTMIGSAGYAAPEQVMGRAEFASDLYSLGVTCIHLLTGMHPFDLYSPMQDTWVWRQYLPEPIGDRLTRVLNKLLQRPVSSRYKTAAAVLKDLGCPLPKFPVLAPRQPVAPGLRQSASRQSLSSSPSPLLSQWHCIRTLSAHTGPITTLATSPDGLWIASGSTDKTIRLWSLETGDLLHTLGNGGLFGNGHGDRLSALTFTPDSIELLSASDDGTIKQWDMATQKLMRTIDGHDWLVSAIALSQHAPIFATGGGDGRINLWSLETGEQIASLGKHRDRISALLLSPDGHTLISASYDKTIRLWNLRTDGLIGTLRAHTDRITSLAITPDWQSLISAGADKTLRFWDLNRMAQMRPIVAHKDTITTLALSPQGTLLASGSDDNTIKLWPLTHHPEIGLTVAHRPTALRGAWAIAALVFSPDGKSLVSGGADEVVRIWEEGIGSAGVRDRKNEERRTKNEKGSGQKNADDRAESLDF
- a CDS encoding Ycf34 family protein, encoding MCICVNCHYVDRCTTYHAVEHQHQQPHLTEFPDFEATEPTINVNIRQGDADDIIEMEWDVVGCLSFVEETGKWAKLRPGELVPT